Proteins found in one Micropterus dolomieu isolate WLL.071019.BEF.003 ecotype Adirondacks linkage group LG10, ASM2129224v1, whole genome shotgun sequence genomic segment:
- the LOC123978082 gene encoding echinoderm microtubule-associated protein-like 1 gives MAAGTAEMDTHMEELLDQGLGMEETAHGLLRRPSLKEIYHSDSLLAPDTDFMTDDRSSAASGLDVADRLTYLEQRMQMQEDEIQLLKMALADVLKRLNISEEHQVATATAAGRRTSGAKARPVSLALPSRPPMVTSSAASLKKSSTLPSSSTARNYSPTPPRSGVKSPPDSVKDSPCKTTKTRPTSAASTCKKPPEGKSKEAAVSAGTRRVTHCKVTMQIYLSPHKRKTGSSETAKSAAAVPANSGPTATSSNPQTKEGSRPHGRKTTPSFTLNLQKTTTSQKTVQDTSSYKSPTKSPSQYFQICY, from the exons ATGGCAGCGGGCACCGCAGAGATGGACACACACATGGAGGAGCTGTTGGACCAGGGTCTGGGGATGGAGGAGACAGCCCATGGCCTGCTGAGGAGGCCCTCGCTGAAGGAGATCTACCACAGTGACTCCCTGCTGGCACCCGACACTGACTTTATGACAG ATGACCGCAGCTCAGCAGCCAGTGGGCTGGATGTGGCCGACCGTCTGACCTACCTGGAGCAGAGGATGCAGATGCAGGAAGATGAAATCCAGCTGTTGAAGATGGCTCTGGCCGACGTCCTCAAGAGGCTCAACATCTCTGAGGAGCACCAAGTGGCTACTGCCACTGCTGCTGGCAGGAGAACATCGGGCGCTAAAG CCAGGCCAGTGTCTCTAGCTCTGCCCTCCAGACCGCCCATGGTGACCTCCAGTGCTGCCTCCCTGAAGAAGAGCTCCACGCTGCCCTCCAGCTCCACAGCCAGGAACTACAGCCCAACACCGCCCCGCAG TGGTGTGAAGAGCCCGCCAGATAGTGTGAAGGACAGTCCATGTAAGACCACTAAAACACGACCCACCTCTGCAGCCTCCACCTGTAAGAAACCTCCAGAAGG CAAGTCCAAGGAGGCTGCAGTAAGTGCAG GGACGAGGCGTGTGACACACTGCAAAG TGACTATGCAGATCTATCTGAGCCCCCACAAAAGAAAGACTGGATCTTCTGAGACCGCCAAGTCTGCAGCTGCAGTGCCTGCCAACAGCGGGCCCACGGCCACATCCAGCAACCCTCAGACGAAGGAGGGCAGCAGGCCACACGGGAGGAAAACAACCCCATCCTTCACCTTAAATCTGCAGAAAACCACAACCAGCCAGAAGACAGTGCAGGACACATCCAGCTACAAGAGCCCCACCAAATCTCCCAGCCAGTACTTTCAGATTTGTTACTGA